The genomic segment TCCAAAGTACCCTATAGCTCCAGCATAAGGTCCCCGTTTTGTAGGCTCTAATTCCGATATAATCTCCATCGCCCTGATCTTAGGAGCTCCCGAAACAGTTCCAGCCGGAAAACAGGCCTTGAGCGCATCAAAACTGCTGTAATTTTCTCTTAACTCTCCTCTGATGTTAGAAACTAAATGCATTACATGGGAATACTTCTCTATCTCCATAAACTCATCTACTTCCACACTGCCGTACCGACTGACTCTACCGACATCATTGCGTCCCAAATCGACTAACATAGTATGCTCAGCCCGCTCCTTTTTATCATTCAGCATCTCCTCTGCCAGTGCATTATCTTCTTCTTCAGTCTCGCCCCGCCTTCTCGTACCGGCTATCGGCCGGTTTTCTACATTTCCATCTTCTACTCTAACTAACATCTCCGGCGAAGCACCGATTAACTCTAAATCAGCAAAATTAAGATAATACATATAGGGAGAAGGATTAACCCGCCTAAGGCTTCGATAAACATCAAAGGGCTCAGCTTCAGTAAGAACCTCTAATCTTTGGGAAAGAACCACCTGAAAGATATCCCCAGACTTAATATACTCTTTAGCCTGCTCTACTTTAGCTGTAAATTCAGACTTAGTTAAATTGGATTTAAACTCAAACTCATTCTGCTTACTCTTCTGGCGCAGAGAAATAGGCGGTTTCTGCTCACCTAAAGACCGATTCAATCTACTCTTTAGTCCCTCAATCCTTTCAACTGCCTCTTGATAAGCTGTTTTAGGATCGCCATTAACTCTGGCATTAGCAACTATCTTGATCTTATGTTTGACATGATCAAAAATTAAGATAGTATCAGTCAGCATAAATAATGCATCCGGGACCTCCAAACCTGACTCAGGCTGAGGAATCTCTTCAAAAGAAGTTACCAGTTCATAACCAAGATAGCCTACTGCTCCGCCAGAAAACCGCGGCAGTCCATCTACTTCTACTGGCTGATACCGGTCCAATACTTCCTCAAGCTCCTTTAATGGCTCT from the Acetohalobium arabaticum DSM 5501 genome contains:
- the trpE gene encoding anthranilate synthase component I, yielding MYYPNREEFMAKADKGNLVPVYSEVVADLETPVSAFKKLDTGEYSYLLESVEGGEKVGRYSFIGIDPFLIFSYQQGKVKIEEGNRVEEHRTEEPLKELEEVLDRYQPVEVDGLPRFSGGAVGYLGYELVTSFEEIPQPESGLEVPDALFMLTDTILIFDHVKHKIKIVANARVNGDPKTAYQEAVERIEGLKSRLNRSLGEQKPPISLRQKSKQNEFEFKSNLTKSEFTAKVEQAKEYIKSGDIFQVVLSQRLEVLTEAEPFDVYRSLRRVNPSPYMYYLNFADLELIGASPEMLVRVEDGNVENRPIAGTRRRGETEEEDNALAEEMLNDKKERAEHTMLVDLGRNDVGRVSRYGSVEVDEFMEIEKYSHVMHLVSNIRGELRENYSSFDALKACFPAGTVSGAPKIRAMEIISELEPTKRGPYAGAIGYFGFDGNLDSCITIRTMLFYDQKVYLQAGAGIVADSQPEAEYYETLNKAEALLAALELVD